The Pseudoxanthomonas suwonensis sequence GGCCGGCTTCCGTAGCCGGCCACGCGCCTGTCCGTTCCCGTACCAGGCGATGCGGGCGCAGCCCGCTAGAACCACCAGCGCACGCCTGCGACCCAGCGTGTGTCGCGGTCCGCCTCTCCCGCCTGCCGCCGGTATTCCGCGGTGCCGCCATAGGCGCGTTCGTATGCGACGCCCAGGTAGGGCGCGAACCGGCGGGTGATCTCGTAGCGCAGGCGCAGGCCGGCTTCGGCCGTCGACAGCCCGGAGCCGGTGCCGCGTTGCGGGTCGTCACGGCCATGCAGCTCGACTTCCAGCAGCGGCTGCAGGATCAGGCGGCTGGTGAACAGCAGTTCGTACTCGATCTCCGCGTTGAAGGCGCTGTGACCGCCGGTCCCGAGGTAGGCGGTGGCCGACACCTCGAACTTGTACGGCGCCAGGCCTTGCAGGCCGACAGCGGCCCAGGTCCGCGAAGGGCCCGGCTGGAAGTCGTGGCGCACGCCGGCCAGCAGGTCCCACCATGGACCGGTGGCGCGGCCGTAGAGCACCTCCAGGTCGGCGGCGTGGGTGCGGCCATCCTCGCGCTCGCCTTCGCTGCGCAGCCACAGCCGTTGCACGTCGCCACCGATCCAGGCGCTGCCTTCCCAGGCCTGGCCGGTGCCCGGATCGGCATCCCAGGCTTCGAAACGGTTGATGCGGACCAGGCTGTGCACGCCGCCGCCATGTGCGTGGCCATGATGCAGCGGGCGGAACGCGGCGGCGCGGTCGGCCTCGGTGGGCACGGGGATCGGCTCGAGCGGCAGCCCGCCGGCGGCGGGCATCGCATGCCCGGCATGCGGGTCGGCGACCGTCGGCGGCACCGCCGAAGCATCCACGGTGCCGCCATGTCCGTCGTGGCCGTGGTGCCCGCCATGATCCCCGGACGTGTGGTGCCCGCGATGGCCGTCGTGCCCGGCATGCGGGTCCGTGGTTGGCGGCTGCACGCCCGCGGCTGGCGCGTGGCCGGCATGTGCGCCATGCCCTTCGTGCGCGTCACCGGATGCGGGATGGTGTGCCGTGTGCGCGTTGTCGTCGTCCGGCTGCACCGCATCATGGTTGGCGTGGTCGCCGTGCGTGTGGTGGCTCCCATGGCCGTGCGACTGTGCCGATGCCGCAGTCGCCGCGAAGGCCAGGGCGAACGCCAGTGCGGTCGGGATCATCGGCCGGCTCATGCGCGCTCCTCCACGCGCACCTCGCGCATCATCCCGCCTTCCATGTGGTAGAGCAGGTGGCAGTGGTAGGCCCAGCGGCCGAGCGCGTCAGCGCGCACGCGGTAGCTGCGGCGCGTGCCGGGTGGCATGTCGACGGTGTGCTTGCGTACCTGGAAGGCGCCGCCGGCGTCCTCCAGGTCGCTCCACAGCCCGTGCAGGTGGATCGGGTGCTGCATCATCGTGTCGTTGACCAGCACGATGCGCATCCGCTCGCCGTAGTTCAGCCGCAGCGGCTCGGCGCTCGCGAACGGGATGCCGTCGAACGACCAGGCGAACTTCTCCATGTGCCCGGTCAGGTGCAGCTCGATCTCGCGTCCGGGTTCGCGGCCGTCGGGATCATCGAACAGGCTCTTCAGGTCGGCGTAGGCGAGCACGCGGCGGCCGTTGTCGCGCAGGCCGATGCCCGGATCGTCCAAGCGCGGGCCGGTGGGCGAGGACTGCATGTCCACCAGCGGGTTGCCGCGTTCGCTGGCCGGGTGGACCACCGCGGCGGCCGCGTCGTGGCCGGCATGCGTCTTGCCATGCCCGCCGCCGTGCATGGCGGCGCCGCAGCCGCCCTCGCCGTGCATCATCGCGCCGCAGCCGCCTTCCATCGGCGCGCCGGCATGGGCGCCGTGCGCGCCGTGGCCCATGTCCTCCATCGTCAGCAGCGGACGCGGGTCGTTGCCCGGCACCGGCGCTTCCAGCCCGTGGCGCACCGCCAGGGTGCCACGCGCCCAGCCGGTGCGGCCCATGTCCTGGGCGAAGATCGTGTAGGCGTCCTGGCCGGAGGGTTCGACGATCACGTCGTAGGTCTCGGCCGCGGCGATGCGCAGCTCGTCCACCGTCACCGGGTGCACGTACTGGCCATCGGCGGCGACGACGGTCATCTTCAGGCCGGGGATGCGCACGTCGAAATAGGTCATCGCGCCGGCGTTGATCAGGCGCAGCAGGACCTTCTCGCCGGGCCGGAACAGGCCGGTCCAGTTGCCCGCCGGCGGCTGGCCGTTGAGCAGGTAGGTGTAGGTGTGGCCGTTGACGTCGGACAGGTCGCTGGGCGTCATCCGCATCCGCCCCCACATGCCGCGGTCGGACAGCGTCGCGCGCAGCCCGTCCTCGCCGGCGTCGCGCAGGAAGTCGCCGACGGTGCGCTTGTAGTGGTTGTCGTAGGAGGGCGCCTTCTTCAGCCTCCGGAACAGCGCGGCCGGATCCAGGTCGGTCCAGTCCGACAGCAGCAGCACGTGCTCGCGGTCGTAGTGGAACGGCGGTGGCTGCAGCGGGTCGACGATGATCGCGCCGTACAGGCCGGCCTGCTCCTGGAACATCGAATGGCTGTGGTACCAGTAGGTGCCCGACTGGCGCAGGGTGAAGCGGTACAGCCAGGATTCGCCGGGGGCGATGCCGTCGAAGCTCATGCCCGGCACGCCGTCCATGTCCGCCGGCAGCAGGATGCCGTGCCAGTGGATCGAGCTGGGTGCGCCGCGCAGGTGGTTGGACACGCGCAGGGTGACGGTGTCGCCTTCGCGCCAGCGCAGGATCGGCGCCGGCAGGCTGCCGTTGACGGTGATCGCCGGGCGCGGGCGGCCGGTGATGTTCACCTCGCTGGCGCCGATGGCCAGGTCGAACGCGGTGCCGGTGAGCACCTGCGGTGCGCGGGTGTTGGCGGCCAGCGCAGGCGCGCGCAGCAGGCCGGTGCCGCCGGCCAGGCCGGCCAGGGCCAGGCCCTGGACGAAGCGCCGGCGCGGCAGCGAGGGCGGCATGGGAGATGCGGGAAAACGGGAAGGGCCGGTCATGACGGTTCCAGCGGACGGCGTGCGCGGTGGGCGCAGGCACGGACGGACAGGGAGGCGCGCACGCCGGGCGTGCGCGGGGCGGTCACGGTACGTGCGTCAGCCGATCGGTGGCCGCTTGGGTGGGCCGTCCGCGGGGCCGGCACGGCCGATATGGCCGGCGGTGTTCCAGCGGCGATCGTGCGCGGCGGCGGGCAGGGCCTGCGGTGCCGGCGGCAGCGCGGTGATCGAGGATGGGCAGGGGCAGGCGGTTTCGCAGCCGTGGCCGGCAGTCGTGTCGCCGCAGCAGTCCGCGGGGTGGCCGGCGCCCGGCGCTGTGTCGCGGTGGTGGGTGCGGGC is a genomic window containing:
- a CDS encoding copper resistance protein B is translated as MSRPMIPTALAFALAFAATAASAQSHGHGSHHTHGDHANHDAVQPDDDNAHTAHHPASGDAHEGHGAHAGHAPAAGVQPPTTDPHAGHDGHRGHHTSGDHGGHHGHDGHGGTVDASAVPPTVADPHAGHAMPAAGGLPLEPIPVPTEADRAAAFRPLHHGHAHGGGVHSLVRINRFEAWDADPGTGQAWEGSAWIGGDVQRLWLRSEGEREDGRTHAADLEVLYGRATGPWWDLLAGVRHDFQPGPSRTWAAVGLQGLAPYKFEVSATAYLGTGGHSAFNAEIEYELLFTSRLILQPLLEVELHGRDDPQRGTGSGLSTAEAGLRLRYEITRRFAPYLGVAYERAYGGTAEYRRQAGEADRDTRWVAGVRWWF
- a CDS encoding copper resistance system multicopper oxidase is translated as MTGPSRFPASPMPPSLPRRRFVQGLALAGLAGGTGLLRAPALAANTRAPQVLTGTAFDLAIGASEVNITGRPRPAITVNGSLPAPILRWREGDTVTLRVSNHLRGAPSSIHWHGILLPADMDGVPGMSFDGIAPGESWLYRFTLRQSGTYWYHSHSMFQEQAGLYGAIIVDPLQPPPFHYDREHVLLLSDWTDLDPAALFRRLKKAPSYDNHYKRTVGDFLRDAGEDGLRATLSDRGMWGRMRMTPSDLSDVNGHTYTYLLNGQPPAGNWTGLFRPGEKVLLRLINAGAMTYFDVRIPGLKMTVVAADGQYVHPVTVDELRIAAAETYDVIVEPSGQDAYTIFAQDMGRTGWARGTLAVRHGLEAPVPGNDPRPLLTMEDMGHGAHGAHAGAPMEGGCGAMMHGEGGCGAAMHGGGHGKTHAGHDAAAAVVHPASERGNPLVDMQSSPTGPRLDDPGIGLRDNGRRVLAYADLKSLFDDPDGREPGREIELHLTGHMEKFAWSFDGIPFASAEPLRLNYGERMRIVLVNDTMMQHPIHLHGLWSDLEDAGGAFQVRKHTVDMPPGTRRSYRVRADALGRWAYHCHLLYHMEGGMMREVRVEERA